A DNA window from Longimicrobium sp. contains the following coding sequences:
- a CDS encoding GH25 family lysozyme produces the protein MARRRSRSSRRTAAGFLAVGILALAAALLVWHGWLRGNYPSRARYPVRGVDVSHHQHAIDWARLRADGAEFAYLKATEGAAWRDSTFVRNRAGALRAGVVTGAYHYFTFCAPGEAQARNFLAAAPPLPGPALPPAVDLEFGGNCAARPSADSLAAQLRAFLAPVEAAYGRPALLYVTREFYDAYLAGRPAANPLWVRSIFGAPRYGGRWTLWQYGNRGRMDGVETYVDLNAFNGTRGDFDRWINGR, from the coding sequence GTGGCCCGACGCCGATCCCGTTCCTCGCGCCGCACCGCCGCGGGCTTCCTCGCCGTCGGCATCCTCGCGCTGGCGGCGGCGCTGCTGGTGTGGCACGGGTGGCTGCGCGGGAACTATCCCAGCCGCGCGCGCTACCCGGTGCGCGGCGTGGACGTGTCGCACCACCAGCACGCGATCGACTGGGCGCGGCTGCGGGCGGACGGGGCGGAGTTCGCCTATCTCAAGGCGACCGAGGGCGCGGCGTGGCGCGACAGCACCTTCGTGCGCAACCGCGCCGGGGCGCTGCGGGCGGGCGTGGTGACCGGCGCGTACCACTACTTCACCTTCTGCGCGCCGGGCGAGGCGCAGGCGCGCAACTTCCTCGCAGCCGCGCCGCCCCTCCCCGGACCCGCGCTCCCTCCCGCCGTCGACCTGGAGTTCGGAGGCAACTGCGCGGCGCGCCCCTCCGCGGACTCGCTCGCGGCCCAGCTGCGCGCCTTCCTCGCCCCGGTCGAGGCGGCGTACGGGCGGCCCGCGCTGCTCTACGTCACCCGCGAGTTCTACGACGCGTACCTGGCCGGACGCCCGGCGGCGAACCCGCTCTGGGTGCGCAGCATCTTCGGCGCGCCGCGGTACGGGGGACGGTGGACGCTGTGGCAGTACGGCAACCGCGGGCGGATGGACGGGGTGGAGACGTACGTCGACCTGAACGCCTTCAACGGCACGCGCGGGGATTTCGATCGGTGGATCAACGGGCGGTGA
- a CDS encoding NUDIX hydrolase, whose amino-acid sequence MSEMVNHVDENDQELGVVSRAEAHRDGLLHRAVHVLAQDRQGRWILQQRSTSRTMNPGLWTSTCSGHVDPGEAYEDAALREAREELGLEIHKLLPVSTLLLEATNSTAGERCRAFTRVFVVGEFIDADALRPNEETEGFHGMGTGEIAELIHTPLLREDDAGAAIRFADNFPPVFSAVFNHSKTCLQFLHG is encoded by the coding sequence ATGAGCGAAATGGTGAATCACGTCGACGAAAACGACCAGGAGCTCGGCGTAGTCTCGCGCGCCGAAGCACACCGCGACGGGCTGCTGCACCGAGCGGTGCACGTGCTGGCGCAGGATCGGCAGGGACGCTGGATTCTCCAACAGCGATCAACCAGCCGAACGATGAACCCCGGGCTGTGGACCAGCACCTGCTCCGGCCACGTCGATCCGGGCGAGGCCTACGAGGACGCCGCGCTCCGCGAAGCACGGGAGGAGCTGGGGCTGGAGATCCACAAACTGCTTCCGGTCTCGACGCTTCTCCTCGAGGCGACGAACTCCACAGCGGGCGAGCGCTGCCGGGCGTTCACGCGCGTCTTCGTGGTCGGCGAATTCATCGATGCGGACGCGCTTCGCCCGAACGAGGAAACTGAGGGATTCCATGGAATGGGAACCGGCGAGATCGCGGAATTGATTCACACGCCTCTTCTGCGCGAGGACGACGCGGGCGCCGCAATCCGCTTCGCAGACAATTTCCCGCCTGTGTTCTCCGCTGTGTTCAACCATTCGAAGACCTGTCTTCAATTCCTCCACGGCTGA
- a CDS encoding pyridoxal phosphate-dependent aminotransferase, which yields MSTLVSAHAKVSRRAARFTESVIREMTREALKHGAVNLSQGFPDFAAPEAIKEAAARAIAADINQYAITWGAKDLREAIRDKVQWYLGLDVDPEREIVVTCGSTEAMIAAMMATVDPGDEVIVFEPFYENYGPDAILSDATPRYVPLRAPDWHFDRDELRAAFNDRTRAIILCNPNNPTGKVFTREEMEFIAGLCVEHDVLCFSDEIYEHILYPSEGRTVEHISMAQMEGMRERTVVINSMSKTYSVTGWRVGWAIAPPEITNAIRKVHDFLTVGAAAPLQAAGAVALRMPREYYAELQAAYQCRRDFMLGALRTAGFGFTDPDGAYYVMTDITPFAHLGHADDVEFTRWMVREVGVAVVPGSSFYFADHARELGGDRQVRFCFCKTDATLTAAAERLATLGQR from the coding sequence ATGTCCACGCTGGTTTCTGCCCACGCGAAGGTGTCGCGCCGCGCCGCGCGCTTCACCGAGTCGGTGATCCGCGAGATGACGCGCGAGGCGCTGAAGCACGGCGCCGTGAACCTGTCGCAGGGCTTTCCCGACTTCGCCGCGCCCGAGGCCATCAAGGAGGCCGCCGCGCGCGCCATCGCCGCCGACATCAACCAGTACGCCATCACCTGGGGCGCCAAGGACCTGCGCGAGGCGATCCGGGACAAGGTGCAGTGGTACCTGGGGCTGGACGTGGATCCCGAGCGCGAGATCGTGGTCACCTGCGGCTCGACCGAGGCGATGATCGCGGCGATGATGGCGACCGTCGATCCGGGCGACGAGGTGATCGTCTTCGAGCCCTTCTACGAGAACTACGGGCCCGACGCGATCCTCTCCGACGCCACGCCGCGCTACGTGCCGCTGCGCGCGCCGGACTGGCACTTCGACCGCGACGAGCTGCGCGCGGCGTTCAACGATCGCACGCGCGCCATCATCCTCTGCAACCCCAACAACCCCACGGGAAAGGTGTTCACCCGCGAGGAGATGGAGTTCATCGCCGGGCTGTGCGTGGAGCACGACGTGCTCTGCTTCAGCGACGAGATCTACGAGCACATCCTCTACCCGTCGGAGGGGCGCACGGTGGAGCACATCTCCATGGCGCAGATGGAGGGGATGCGCGAGCGCACCGTGGTCATCAACTCGATGTCGAAGACGTACTCGGTGACGGGGTGGCGGGTGGGATGGGCGATCGCGCCGCCGGAGATCACCAACGCGATCCGGAAGGTGCACGACTTCCTGACGGTGGGCGCCGCCGCGCCGCTGCAGGCCGCGGGCGCGGTGGCGCTCCGGATGCCGCGCGAGTACTACGCCGAGCTGCAGGCCGCCTACCAGTGCCGCCGCGACTTCATGCTGGGCGCGCTGCGCACCGCCGGGTTCGGCTTCACCGACCCCGACGGCGCGTACTACGTGATGACCGACATCACCCCCTTCGCGCACCTGGGGCACGCGGACGACGTGGAGTTCACGCGCTGGATGGTGCGCGAGGTGGGGGTGGCGGTGGTGCCCGGCTCGTCGTTCTACTTCGCCGACCACGCGCGCGAGCTGGGCGGCGACCGCCAGGTGCGCTTCTGCTTCTGCAAGACCGACGCGACGCTCACCGCCGCCGCCGAGCGGCTGGCGACGCTGGGCCAGCGATGA
- a CDS encoding RES family NAD+ phosphorylase, translating to MSAAPAVPPDDPGPPPHPPADLFARDLPIHAVPAAALLYRIHSARRDPLFFGPAPGVPPRGRWDAPGGEFRVCYLAEDPHVAFAETFLREPGMTVIEEPDLVARSLAGIEVRSALRLAAMHGPGLARAGATAAVCTGPYAVSRAWALALHEHPAALDGIRYRARHDDDGFAIALFDRSAGAIVPVDTRVLDPRTLADPIAEWLDRYGMGLI from the coding sequence GTGAGCGCCGCGCCGGCCGTTCCGCCCGACGATCCGGGTCCGCCGCCCCATCCGCCGGCGGACCTTTTCGCGCGCGATCTGCCGATCCACGCCGTCCCGGCCGCCGCGCTGCTCTATCGGATTCATTCGGCGCGGCGGGATCCGCTGTTCTTCGGCCCGGCTCCCGGCGTGCCTCCACGGGGGCGGTGGGACGCGCCGGGCGGCGAGTTCCGCGTCTGCTACCTGGCCGAGGATCCCCACGTCGCCTTCGCCGAGACGTTCCTGCGCGAGCCGGGGATGACGGTGATCGAGGAGCCGGACCTGGTGGCGCGGAGCCTCGCGGGGATCGAGGTGCGGAGCGCCCTGCGCCTGGCGGCGATGCACGGGCCGGGGCTGGCGCGCGCGGGGGCGACCGCCGCGGTCTGTACCGGCCCCTACGCCGTGTCGCGCGCATGGGCGCTCGCGCTGCACGAGCACCCCGCCGCGCTCGACGGGATCCGCTACCGGGCGCGGCACGACGACGACGGGTTCGCCATCGCGCTGTTCGACCGTTCCGCCGGTGCAATCGTGCCAGTGGACACCCGCGTGCTGGACCCGCGGACGCTGGCGGACCCGATCGCGGAGTGGCTGGACCGCTACGGAATGGGGTTGATCTAA
- a CDS encoding dipeptidyl-peptidase 3 family protein, with protein sequence MTSRHLASAAAAAALLAACTQAPQPAPAPAAVQPPAAGSAAQPQEDIGQRLARYRTVRLTTDLSQLSANERRMIPLLIDAAKEMDAIFWMQTYGNRDELMGRITDPRMRQYVDLNYGPWDRLENDAPFVPGVAAKYEGSNYYPAGMTKAEFDAEVAKGGARADSLKSLYTLVRRNQSGRLYAVPFHVAFAPNLQRAADKLRQAAALADDPGLKRYLTLRADALLSDDFQASDLAWMDMKNNTLDIVIGPIETYEDALYGYKAANEAYVLVKDREWSRRLAHYVQLLPALQRGLPVEEAFKREVPGSNSDLNAYDAVYYAGEANSGAKTIAINLPNDEQVQLQKGTRRLQLKNAMRAKFDAIMLPIGRELIVPDQVANITFDGFFENTMFHEVAHGLGIKNVVNGTGTVREALKERAGGLEEEKADVLGLYMVTQLNRQGELGNEPLLNNYVTFLAGLFRSVRFGAGDAHGRANMATFNFFAEQGAFTREPATGKYRVNFEKMQQAVNALAGKILRLQGNGDYAGVGEFMTGYGVIRPELQGDLGRLSRLGIPVDVVFEQGTGVLGL encoded by the coding sequence ATGACCTCTCGCCATCTCGCATCCGCCGCCGCGGCCGCCGCGCTGCTCGCCGCGTGCACGCAGGCGCCGCAGCCCGCCCCCGCTCCCGCCGCCGTGCAGCCCCCCGCCGCCGGCTCGGCCGCGCAGCCGCAGGAGGACATCGGCCAGCGGCTGGCCCGCTACCGCACCGTGCGGCTGACGACCGACCTGTCCCAGCTCTCCGCCAACGAGCGGCGGATGATCCCGCTGCTGATCGACGCGGCGAAGGAGATGGACGCCATCTTCTGGATGCAGACGTACGGCAACCGCGACGAGCTGATGGGGCGCATCACCGACCCGCGGATGCGCCAGTACGTGGATCTCAACTACGGCCCGTGGGACCGGCTGGAGAACGACGCGCCCTTCGTCCCCGGCGTGGCCGCCAAGTACGAGGGCTCCAACTACTATCCCGCGGGGATGACCAAGGCGGAGTTCGACGCCGAGGTGGCCAAGGGCGGCGCGCGCGCGGACTCGCTGAAGAGCCTGTACACGCTGGTGCGCCGCAACCAGTCGGGGCGCCTGTACGCCGTTCCCTTCCACGTCGCCTTCGCCCCCAACCTGCAGCGCGCGGCGGACAAGCTGCGCCAGGCCGCCGCGCTGGCCGACGATCCGGGGCTGAAGCGCTACCTGACGCTGCGCGCCGACGCGCTGCTGAGCGACGACTTCCAGGCCAGCGACCTGGCCTGGATGGACATGAAGAACAACACGCTCGACATCGTGATCGGCCCCATCGAGACGTACGAGGACGCGCTGTACGGCTACAAGGCGGCCAACGAGGCGTACGTGCTGGTGAAGGACCGCGAGTGGAGCCGCCGCCTGGCGCACTACGTCCAGCTGCTGCCCGCCCTGCAGCGCGGGCTGCCGGTGGAGGAGGCGTTCAAGCGCGAGGTGCCGGGAAGCAACAGCGACCTGAACGCCTACGACGCCGTGTACTACGCGGGCGAGGCCAACTCGGGGGCCAAGACCATCGCCATCAACCTGCCGAACGACGAGCAGGTGCAGCTGCAGAAGGGGACGCGGCGGCTGCAGCTGAAGAACGCCATGCGCGCCAAGTTCGACGCCATCATGCTCCCCATCGGCCGCGAGCTGATCGTGCCGGACCAGGTGGCCAACATCACCTTCGACGGGTTCTTCGAGAACACCATGTTCCACGAGGTGGCCCACGGGCTGGGGATCAAGAACGTGGTGAACGGCACGGGCACGGTGCGCGAGGCGCTGAAGGAGCGCGCCGGCGGGCTGGAGGAGGAGAAGGCCGACGTGCTGGGGCTGTACATGGTGACGCAGCTGAACCGCCAGGGCGAGCTGGGGAACGAGCCGCTGCTGAACAACTACGTCACCTTCCTGGCCGGGCTCTTCCGCTCGGTGCGCTTCGGCGCGGGCGACGCGCACGGGCGGGCGAACATGGCCACGTTCAACTTCTTCGCCGAGCAGGGCGCGTTCACCCGCGAGCCGGCCACGGGGAAGTACCGCGTGAACTTCGAGAAGATGCAGCAGGCGGTGAACGCGCTGGCGGGCAAGATCCTGCGCCTGCAGGGCAACGGCGACTACGCCGGCGTGGGCGAGTTCATGACCGGCTACGGCGTGATCCGCCCCGAGCTGCAGGGCGACCTGGGCCGCCTGTCGCGCCTGGGGATTCCCGTGGACGTGGTGTTCGAGCAGGGGACCGGCGTGCTGGGGCTGTGA
- a CDS encoding medium chain dehydrogenase/reductase family protein produces the protein MRQVWITKRGGPEVLQVREAPDPEPKPGEIRIRVAASGVNFADVMARLGLYPDAPPLPTVMGYEVAGTVDRVGAGVTDFREGDRVGSTTRFGGYSDVVCVPAAQAQRLPDALSFEKAAAIPVNYITAWLMLVTLGNVREGDRVLVHAAAGGVGQAALQICRWKGAEVIGTASASKHARLREMGVAHCIDYRTQDFLAETKRVTGGRGVDIALDAVGGESFRKSYRALAPLGRLYVFGASALATGKRRSLVGAVRGLIAMPAFRPLPMMNSNRGVQGVNLGHLWNEAARLKGIMGEILALVAGGTFDPVVDRTFPFEKAGDAHAWIQDRKNFGKVLLTP, from the coding sequence ATGCGCCAGGTCTGGATCACCAAGCGGGGCGGGCCGGAGGTGCTGCAGGTGCGCGAGGCGCCGGACCCCGAGCCGAAGCCCGGCGAGATCCGCATCCGCGTGGCCGCGTCGGGGGTGAACTTCGCGGACGTGATGGCGCGCCTCGGGCTGTACCCCGACGCGCCGCCGCTCCCCACCGTGATGGGCTACGAGGTCGCGGGGACGGTGGACCGCGTGGGCGCCGGCGTCACCGATTTTCGCGAGGGCGACCGGGTGGGCTCGACCACGCGCTTCGGGGGATACTCGGACGTGGTGTGCGTGCCCGCCGCGCAGGCGCAGCGGCTGCCGGACGCGCTGAGCTTCGAGAAGGCCGCGGCGATCCCGGTGAACTACATCACCGCCTGGCTGATGCTGGTGACGCTGGGGAACGTGCGCGAGGGCGACCGCGTGCTCGTGCACGCCGCGGCCGGGGGCGTGGGGCAGGCGGCGCTGCAGATCTGCCGGTGGAAGGGCGCGGAGGTGATCGGGACCGCGAGCGCGTCGAAGCACGCGCGGCTGCGGGAGATGGGCGTTGCGCACTGCATCGACTACCGCACGCAGGACTTCCTGGCGGAGACGAAGCGCGTCACCGGCGGCCGCGGGGTGGACATCGCGCTGGACGCGGTGGGCGGGGAGAGCTTCCGGAAGAGCTACCGCGCGCTGGCGCCGCTCGGCCGCCTGTACGTGTTCGGCGCGAGCGCGCTGGCCACGGGGAAGCGGCGCAGCCTCGTGGGCGCGGTGCGCGGGCTGATCGCGATGCCCGCCTTCCGCCCGCTGCCCATGATGAACTCCAACCGCGGCGTGCAGGGCGTGAACCTGGGCCACCTGTGGAACGAGGCCGCGCGGCTGAAGGGAATCATGGGCGAGATCCTGGCGCTGGTCGCCGGCGGCACCTTCGACCCCGTGGTGGACCGCACCTTCCCGTTCGAAAAGGCCGGCGACGCGCACGCCTGGATCCAGGACCGCAAGAACTTCGGCAAGGTGCTGCTGACGCCGTAG
- a CDS encoding PIN domain-containing protein, with protein sequence MILLDSDVLIDVQRGYAPAAVWLDGLREQPSVPGFVVMELVQSARNSQEVEKALRFVSRMAVVWPDERGCAAALEIFSRLHLSHSLGLLDALIAATALRSGAPLCTFNLKHFRAVPGLVTMQPYPK encoded by the coding sequence GTGATTCTGCTCGATTCGGATGTGCTGATCGACGTACAGCGTGGCTACGCGCCGGCCGCGGTGTGGCTGGACGGACTGCGCGAGCAACCGTCTGTTCCAGGTTTCGTCGTTATGGAGCTGGTGCAGTCGGCGAGGAACTCGCAGGAGGTGGAGAAGGCGCTGCGATTCGTGTCGCGGATGGCGGTGGTCTGGCCTGACGAGCGCGGGTGCGCGGCAGCGCTGGAGATCTTCTCCAGACTTCACCTCTCCCACAGTCTGGGATTGCTGGATGCGCTCATCGCCGCGACGGCACTTCGCAGCGGCGCGCCGCTGTGCACGTTCAATCTTAAGCACTTCCGTGCGGTTCCCGGGCTCGTGACGATGCAGCCGTATCCGAAGTAG